CCTCAGCTCGGTCATCAATGCTGAACCGGAACTCGTAAAACCGGATGTAGTATTGGGTCTTGTTCTTCACGAGGAGCGCTATTATTTAGGTGAACTTACATATGGGGAAGCAATTTGGCTGAAGCATATGCAAAAACCTGAAATGTATTCTACGGCATTGAGTACACGGGATGCCCGTGCGATTGTCAATATTGCGGTACCGTTTCCGGACGGATTAAAGGTGATCGATCCTTGCTGTGGTATCGGTACAGTGCTTGTGGAAGCGATGAGTATGGGGATTGAAATTGAAGGTCGTGACATCAACAAACGGGTTGTATGGGGTTCCCGAATCAATCTTCGCCACTTCGGCTACGAACCGAATGTAGAGATCGGTCCAATTGAAGAGGCAAGTGAAGGCTATGATGTGGCGATCATTGATATGCCGTACAATTTATTTACGCATATTACGGGTGAACTGCAGCAAAGCATCATTACAAATGCCCGTCGGATTGCAAAACGGGTCATCATTGTAACAATCGAATCGATGGATGATAAAATCGACGAAGCCGGTTTAACGATTATCGATCGAGCCGTTTTGAAAAAGGGTAAATTTGAACGCCAAGTTTTAATATGTGAATAGAAGAGACGTTCCAACTCAGTGTAGTACTGATTTGGAACGTTTTTTAATTGACACTGTATTTTATACATGGTATATTTATCTCGAATTAAAGATAAATGAATTCGTGATAACAGGAAGGAGGCAACTTTATGAGTAAATATGACAAACATTTAAAAGCATTTACTGTTTTACATCGGGCTCAGACTTCCGTTCAAGAAGCAACGAAAAAAGATATCCAGCAGCATGATCTGAATTTAACGGAATTTGCCGTGATGGAATTGCTTTATCATAAAGGAGATCAGCCTATCCAAATCATCGGTAAAAAAGTATTGATCGCTAGCAGCAGTATCACGTATGTCGTTGATAAACTGGAGAAGAAAAATCTCGTGGCACGTGTTGCCTGTCCGACAGATCGCCGGGTTACTTTTGTTTCGTTAACGGATGAAGGAAGACAGATGATTGAATCGATTTTCCCGTCACATGAAAAGAAGATTGCATCGATTTTTGATGTGCTGTCGGATGAAGAACTGCAAAATTTAACAGACTATTTAAAGCGTGTGGGACACCATGCGAACAAATTTTAAATTGATTAAAAGCATCGGAATCGGTGCATTTTTCTTAAACTAATATCTCGATATCGAGAAAAATGGAGGCAATACAAATGAATCACATTAAAGGAATCCACCACGTAACAGCCATTACAAGCAGTGCAGAAAAGAATTACGAATTTTTCACATATGTATTAGGAATGCGACTAGTGAAAAAAACGGTTAACCAGGATGATATTCAAACATACCACCTGTTTTTCGCGGATGATAAAGGTTCTGCAGGAACAGATATGACTTTCTTTGATTTCCCTGGAATCCCGAAAGGCCGTCACGGTACGGACGAAATTTACAAAACAGCTTTCCGTGTTCCAAACGATGCGGCACTGGACTATTGGGTAAAACGATTCGATCGTCTGAAAGTACAACATGAAGGAATCAAACCATTGTTCGGTAAGCAAACATTATCATTCGTCGATTTCGATGACCAGCAATACATGCTTATTTCAGATGAAAACAATGAAGGAATCGCTTCAGGTACACCTTGGCAAAAAGGTCCGATTCCATTAGAGTTTGCGATTACAGGATTAGGTCCAATTCATGTACGTGTTTCAAATTTTGATTATTTCAAGGAAGTTCTTGAGAAAGTATTAGTGATGCGTCAAACAGGAAAAGAAGATTCATTGCACTTATTTGAAGTAGGGGAAGGCGGTAACGGAGCATCTGTAATTGTCGAGCATAATACAGTGCTGCAGCCAGGTCGTCAAGGTTTCGGTACAGTTCACCATGCAGCATTCCGTGTTGAAGATACAGCCGTGTTGCGTGAATGGATCGGCCGTCTTGAAAGCTTCGGATTCGGTACGTCGGGCTATGTGGACCGCTTCTTCTTTGAATCACTTTATGCACGTGTCGCACCGGGGATTTTATTTGAATGGGCTACAGACGGACCAGGTTTCATGGGCGATGAGCCATATGAAACAGTAGGGGAAATCCTGTCATTACCACCGTTCCTGGAGAGTAAACGCGATTATATTGAAAGTGTTGTCCGACCGATTGATACGGTGCGTTCAACAAAAACAATCGAAAAAGAATACGAATAATTTGACTAACAAACTGAGAATGGAGAATGTCCGATGAACTATATTTTTAATCAAGGTAAAGAAGATAAGCCGGTATTTTTATTGTTACATGGTACTGGCGGGGATGAAAACAGTCTGCTTGCACTGGCAGAAATCATTGATCCGGAAGCTTCGGTTTTAAGTGTGCGCGGCAATATTTTAGAACATGGTATGCCACGATTTTTCCGCCGTTTAGCTGAAGGCGTGTTTGATATGGAAGATTTGGCTTTCCGTACGAAGGAACTGTATGAATTTATCGGCGAGAAAGCAAGTGAATACGGCTTTGACCGTCAAAACATTATTGCGATCGGTTATTCAAATGGTGCAAATATCGCAGCGAACCTGTTATTTGAATATGAAAATGCATTAAAAGGGGCGGTTTTGCATCATCCAATGGTTCCGAATCATGATACAACTGTGGCGAAACAGAACGGCACACAAGTATTTATCGCAGCAGGAGTGAATGACCCGATTTGCCCGCAGCAAGAAGCAATCGATCTGGAGCGCTATTTAACAGACGCAGGAGCAAGCGTGACATTGGAATGGGAATCCAACGGTCACCAGCTGACAATGAATGAAGTACAAAAAGCGAAGGCATGGTATGAACGCACGTTTTAATTAAAGGTTGTTACAACAAAATATACTGTCATATTATGACTGTTCAAGACGGAATCCAACAGGGTTTCGTCTTTTGTTATTCAATAATCGAGCCAAGATTGTGGAGGAGCATTTTTTCTTTGGGGGAGTGTTAAAAAGATGTAGATTTATAACGACAAAAGAATGGCTATATAAGTTTTTATGCAAATTAAAGATAATACCCAGTAATCAAAAAGCCCTTATATCAAGGGTTTAGGAGACTTGCATAAAATAGTGTATAAACAATGTTCAATAAGAAAAGCGAGAAACGTTATTAAATCCTCGTTTCCCGCATTTTGGTGTATTCCCAAACTTTAATTTAGGAACGTTATTTAGATTTATTTTGCATATTTTATAAAACCTTGTTGCGTTTAGTTAAAGGTAATATTTCTTATTGAGATAAATGTTTGTAGTCTATTATCTCAATTTCGAAACCGTGATTACATTTCTTCCTATTAATCTTCTCACTATCACAGGACGGGGATATTCTTACCTTAACCAAATCTTCTTTAACATTTTCAACATTTTCATTAATGTCT
This genomic window from Solibacillus sp. FSL R5-0449 contains:
- a CDS encoding methyltransferase domain-containing protein produces the protein MTQKYLYSFTWQRDEYELSRLEMRTFFNFQVEENVLISQEKIEPSRSPYMRSRLAVFLEASSIEQLIEMAAKLELGQNTFKIHCLNNSDDAIKPKLNRAIRNDYMIRLSSVINAEPELVKPDVVLGLVLHEERYYLGELTYGEAIWLKHMQKPEMYSTALSTRDARAIVNIAVPFPDGLKVIDPCCGIGTVLVEAMSMGIEIEGRDINKRVVWGSRINLRHFGYEPNVEIGPIEEASEGYDVAIIDMPYNLFTHITGELQQSIITNARRIAKRVIIVTIESMDDKIDEAGLTIIDRAVLKKGKFERQVLICE
- a CDS encoding MarR family transcriptional regulator, encoding MSKYDKHLKAFTVLHRAQTSVQEATKKDIQQHDLNLTEFAVMELLYHKGDQPIQIIGKKVLIASSSITYVVDKLEKKNLVARVACPTDRRVTFVSLTDEGRQMIESIFPSHEKKIASIFDVLSDEELQNLTDYLKRVGHHANKF
- a CDS encoding ring-cleaving dioxygenase — translated: MNHIKGIHHVTAITSSAEKNYEFFTYVLGMRLVKKTVNQDDIQTYHLFFADDKGSAGTDMTFFDFPGIPKGRHGTDEIYKTAFRVPNDAALDYWVKRFDRLKVQHEGIKPLFGKQTLSFVDFDDQQYMLISDENNEGIASGTPWQKGPIPLEFAITGLGPIHVRVSNFDYFKEVLEKVLVMRQTGKEDSLHLFEVGEGGNGASVIVEHNTVLQPGRQGFGTVHHAAFRVEDTAVLREWIGRLESFGFGTSGYVDRFFFESLYARVAPGILFEWATDGPGFMGDEPYETVGEILSLPPFLESKRDYIESVVRPIDTVRSTKTIEKEYE
- a CDS encoding alpha/beta hydrolase, which translates into the protein MNYIFNQGKEDKPVFLLLHGTGGDENSLLALAEIIDPEASVLSVRGNILEHGMPRFFRRLAEGVFDMEDLAFRTKELYEFIGEKASEYGFDRQNIIAIGYSNGANIAANLLFEYENALKGAVLHHPMVPNHDTTVAKQNGTQVFIAAGVNDPICPQQEAIDLERYLTDAGASVTLEWESNGHQLTMNEVQKAKAWYERTF